From a single Kitasatospora azatica KCTC 9699 genomic region:
- a CDS encoding DNA-3-methyladenine glycosylase family protein, whose translation MNDHAPRERVWLPGHPLDLHRTLAPLRHGPGDPACRVTGDGAVWRASRTPAGIGTLRVEAGPGQVRAQAWGPAADWLLDRLPELLGATDDPSGLVLPPGPVREAQRANPGLRLCRTGLVLESLVPAILGQKVTSDEAYRAWRLLLRDFGTPAPGPAAELRMRVPPSAREWTLIPSWEWHRAGVDPKRSATIQRAVRLAPRLEQAAGMAHQDAYARLTAVPGIGEWTAAETLQRSNGDADAVSVGDFHLANFVGWALAGRPRSTDADLLTLLAPYTPHRHRTCRLIALTGLHPPRYGPRLTPNDHRSR comes from the coding sequence GTGAACGACCACGCACCGCGCGAGCGGGTCTGGCTCCCCGGCCACCCGCTCGACCTGCACCGCACCCTCGCCCCGCTGCGCCACGGCCCCGGCGACCCGGCCTGCCGGGTGACCGGCGACGGCGCCGTCTGGCGGGCATCGCGCACCCCGGCGGGGATCGGCACGCTGCGGGTCGAGGCCGGGCCCGGCCAGGTGCGGGCGCAGGCCTGGGGCCCCGCTGCGGACTGGCTGCTCGACCGGCTGCCCGAGCTGCTCGGTGCCACCGACGATCCGTCAGGACTGGTGCTGCCGCCCGGTCCGGTCCGGGAGGCCCAGCGCGCCAACCCCGGTCTGCGGCTCTGCCGCACCGGGCTGGTGCTGGAGTCGCTGGTCCCGGCGATCCTGGGGCAGAAGGTCACCTCCGACGAGGCCTACCGTGCCTGGCGGCTGCTGCTGCGCGACTTCGGCACCCCGGCCCCGGGCCCGGCCGCCGAGCTGCGGATGCGGGTGCCGCCCTCGGCCCGCGAGTGGACGCTGATCCCGTCCTGGGAGTGGCACCGCGCGGGCGTCGACCCCAAGCGCTCGGCCACCATCCAGCGCGCCGTCCGGCTCGCCCCGCGCCTCGAGCAGGCCGCCGGCATGGCGCACCAGGACGCCTACGCCCGCCTCACCGCCGTCCCCGGGATCGGCGAGTGGACGGCCGCCGAGACCCTGCAACGCAGCAACGGCGACGCCGACGCCGTCTCGGTCGGCGACTTCCACCTGGCCAACTTCGTCGGCTGGGCCCTGGCCGGCCGCCCCCGCTCCACCGACGCCGACCTGCTCACCCTGCTCGCCCCCTACACCCCCCACCGCCACCGCACCTGCCGCCTGATCGCCCTCACCGGCCTCCACCCACCCCGCTACGGCCCCCGCCTGACCCCGAACGACCACCGCTCCCGCTGA
- a CDS encoding type II toxin-antitoxin system Phd/YefM family antitoxin, translated as MADALSIREARAHLAEVVTKAEAGEITVITRKGERVGAVVPIAILDAIEEAADELAAREAEEHRGDPTVSMAELLADLFADPRDASGGAA; from the coding sequence ATGGCTGACGCACTGAGCATCCGTGAGGCCCGTGCCCATCTCGCCGAGGTGGTGACCAAGGCCGAGGCGGGCGAAATCACGGTGATCACCCGCAAGGGGGAGCGGGTCGGAGCCGTGGTGCCGATCGCGATCCTGGACGCCATAGAGGAGGCGGCGGACGAGCTGGCCGCGCGGGAGGCGGAGGAGCACCGGGGCGACCCCACGGTCAGCATGGCCGAACTGCTCGCGGACCTCTTCGCCGACCCCAGGGATGCCTCGGGCGGCGCTGCGTGA
- a CDS encoding type II toxin-antitoxin system RelE family toxin, which produces MKYAFRFTTHAQRQLRAIGQVAALRILTALTPLGADPYADGLDVKKLSGHEGLYRLRAGDFRVIYEVHGEVLVILVVHIGNRRDVYRSI; this is translated from the coding sequence GTGAAGTACGCCTTCCGCTTCACCACCCATGCCCAGCGCCAGCTGCGGGCGATCGGTCAGGTCGCGGCGCTGCGCATCCTCACCGCACTGACCCCGCTGGGCGCGGACCCTTATGCCGATGGCCTCGACGTGAAGAAGCTCAGCGGCCACGAAGGCCTCTACCGGCTCCGGGCGGGCGACTTCCGAGTGATCTACGAGGTGCACGGCGAGGTCCTGGTGATCCTGGTGGTCCACATCGGGAACCGCCGGGACGTGTACCGGAGCATCTGA
- a CDS encoding coenzyme F420-0:L-glutamate ligase, producing the protein MTQPLEILPVLGLPEIEVDADLGALIAKAVELRHGDILLVTSKIVSKAEGRLVHAVDREAAIDAEAVRVVARRGRTRIVQNRQGLVMAAAGVDASNTAPGTVLLLPLDPDGSARAIRARIHELTGRQVAVIVTDTFGRPWRNGLTDVAIGAAGLDVLEDHRGRTDSHGNELVLTMTAVADELAAAGDLVKGKATGTPVAVVRGLAAAVTEQDGDGIRPLVRPIEEDMFRLGTSEAVREAVTLRRTVREFSEEPVHPEAVRRAVAAAVTAPAPHHTTPWRFVLLESPAARTELLDAMLAAWQRDLRELDGWDEAKVARRTARGDVLRKAPYLVVPCLVMDGCHPYPDPRRAAAEREMFTVAIGAAVQNLLVTLAGEGYGTAWVSSTMFCRDTVREVLHLPDTWDPMGAVAVGRPLAQPKDRPPRGAAEFITVR; encoded by the coding sequence GTGACGCAACCGCTGGAGATCCTGCCGGTCCTCGGGCTGCCCGAGATCGAGGTCGACGCCGACCTGGGCGCACTGATCGCCAAGGCCGTCGAACTGCGGCACGGCGACATCCTGCTGGTCACCTCGAAGATCGTCAGCAAGGCCGAGGGGCGGCTGGTGCACGCCGTCGACCGCGAGGCGGCGATCGACGCCGAGGCGGTCCGGGTGGTGGCCCGGCGCGGGCGGACCAGGATCGTGCAGAACCGGCAGGGCCTGGTGATGGCCGCCGCCGGGGTGGACGCCTCCAACACCGCGCCCGGCACCGTGCTGCTGCTGCCGCTGGACCCCGACGGATCGGCGCGCGCGATCCGGGCCCGGATCCACGAGCTGACCGGCCGTCAGGTCGCGGTGATCGTCACCGACACCTTCGGCCGCCCCTGGCGCAACGGCCTGACCGACGTGGCGATCGGCGCGGCCGGCCTGGACGTGCTGGAGGACCACCGCGGCCGCACCGACAGCCACGGCAACGAGCTGGTGCTCACCATGACCGCCGTGGCCGACGAACTCGCCGCCGCCGGCGACCTGGTGAAGGGCAAGGCCACCGGCACCCCGGTCGCGGTGGTGCGCGGCCTGGCCGCGGCCGTGACCGAGCAGGACGGCGACGGCATCCGGCCGCTGGTCCGGCCGATCGAGGAAGACATGTTCCGGCTCGGCACCTCGGAAGCGGTCCGCGAGGCCGTGACGCTGCGCCGCACGGTGCGCGAGTTCAGCGAGGAGCCGGTGCACCCCGAGGCGGTCCGCCGCGCGGTCGCCGCCGCCGTCACCGCCCCCGCCCCGCACCACACCACCCCGTGGCGCTTCGTCCTGCTGGAGTCGCCGGCCGCGCGCACCGAACTGCTGGACGCCATGCTCGCGGCCTGGCAGCGCGACCTGCGCGAGCTCGACGGCTGGGACGAGGCCAAGGTGGCCCGCCGGACCGCCCGCGGCGACGTGCTGCGCAAGGCCCCGTACCTGGTGGTGCCCTGCCTGGTGATGGACGGCTGCCACCCCTACCCCGACCCGCGCCGGGCCGCCGCCGAACGCGAGATGTTCACCGTCGCGATCGGCGCCGCCGTGCAGAACCTGCTGGTCACCCTGGCCGGCGAGGGCTACGGAACGGCCTGGGTCTCGTCCACCATGTTCTGCCGCGACACCGTCCGCGAGGTCCTCCACCTCCCCGACACCTGGGACCCGATGGGCGCCGTAGCCGTCGGCCGCCCGCTCGCCCAACCGAAGGACCGCCCACCCCGCGGGGCAGCGGAGTTCATCACCGTGCGGTGA
- the cofD gene encoding 2-phospho-L-lactate transferase, which translates to MRIVALAGGIGGARFLRGLKDVVAPGDEITVIGNTGDDIHLFGLKVCPDLDTVMYTLGGGIHEEQGWGRAEESFAVKAELAAYGVGPSWFGLGDKDFATHIVRTQMLGAGYPLSAVTEALCDRWQPGVRLLPMSDDRVETHVKITDAEGTRAVHFQEYWVRLHAAVPAEAIIPVGADTAKPAPGVLEAIAAADVILFPPSNPVVSIGTILAVPGIRAAVAAAAAPVVGLSPIIGGAPVRGMADKVLAAVGVEASAAAVALHYGAELIDGWLVDQADAASVAEVTAAGITCRAVPLLMSDPAATAAMARAALELAEQVRA; encoded by the coding sequence ATGCGTATCGTGGCACTGGCAGGCGGGATCGGCGGCGCGCGCTTCCTGCGCGGGCTCAAGGACGTGGTCGCTCCCGGCGACGAGATCACCGTCATCGGCAACACCGGGGACGACATCCACCTCTTCGGGTTGAAGGTCTGCCCCGACCTGGACACCGTGATGTACACGCTGGGCGGCGGCATCCACGAGGAGCAGGGCTGGGGCCGGGCCGAGGAGAGCTTCGCGGTCAAGGCGGAGCTGGCCGCGTACGGCGTCGGCCCGTCCTGGTTCGGGCTCGGCGACAAGGACTTCGCCACCCACATCGTCCGGACCCAGATGCTCGGCGCCGGATACCCGCTCAGCGCGGTGACCGAGGCGCTCTGCGACCGCTGGCAGCCCGGTGTGCGGCTGCTGCCGATGAGCGACGACCGGGTCGAGACCCACGTGAAGATCACCGATGCGGAAGGCACCCGGGCGGTGCACTTCCAGGAGTACTGGGTCCGACTGCACGCAGCCGTCCCCGCCGAGGCGATCATCCCGGTCGGCGCGGACACCGCCAAGCCGGCGCCCGGCGTGCTGGAGGCGATCGCCGCCGCCGACGTGATCCTCTTCCCGCCGTCCAACCCGGTGGTCAGCATCGGCACCATCCTGGCCGTCCCCGGCATCCGCGCCGCGGTGGCCGCCGCGGCCGCGCCGGTGGTCGGCCTGTCCCCGATCATCGGCGGTGCGCCGGTGCGCGGGATGGCGGACAAGGTGCTCGCGGCGGTCGGCGTCGAGGCCTCGGCCGCGGCCGTCGCGCTGCACTACGGCGCCGAGCTGATCGACGGTTGGCTGGTGGACCAGGCCGACGCCGCGTCAGTGGCCGAGGTGACGGCGGCGGGCATCACCTGCCGGGCCGTACCGCTGCTGATGAGCGACCCGGCCGCGACCGCCGCGATGGCCCGGGCGGCGCTGGAGCTGGCCGAGCAGGTGCGGGCGTGA
- a CDS encoding cysteine dioxygenase, producing MSDVSIAGDPLAFPHLARTDLPGHPTTVAGYARLVREIAADRDRWAPLVRYDALTRWYARLETGPGYEVWLLSWLPGQSSGFHDHGDSSGVMTVVQGELVERSLTHAGEGARTLKPGGMGVPPAGGWGRVFSSGYLHEVVNATLEPAVSIHLYSPGLTEMNQYGAVVPELEPEQS from the coding sequence CTGAGCGATGTCAGCATCGCCGGCGACCCGCTGGCCTTCCCGCACCTGGCCCGCACCGACCTGCCCGGCCACCCGACCACGGTGGCCGGCTACGCCCGGCTGGTCCGCGAGATCGCCGCCGACCGCGACCGCTGGGCCCCGCTGGTCCGCTACGACGCGCTGACCCGCTGGTACGCCCGGCTGGAGACCGGCCCCGGCTACGAGGTCTGGCTGCTCAGCTGGCTGCCCGGGCAGAGCAGCGGGTTCCACGACCACGGCGACTCCTCCGGGGTGATGACCGTGGTGCAGGGCGAGTTGGTGGAGCGCTCGCTGACCCACGCGGGCGAGGGCGCCCGCACCCTCAAGCCGGGCGGGATGGGGGTCCCCCCGGCCGGAGGCTGGGGGAGGGTCTTCTCCTCCGGCTACCTGCACGAGGTGGTCAACGCCACCCTCGAACCCGCCGTCAGCATCCACCTGTACTCCCCCGGACTGACCGAGATGAACCAGTACGGCGCGGTGGTACCGGAGCTGGAGCCCGAGCAGTCCTGA
- a CDS encoding WhiB family transcriptional regulator, translating to MSELFELLIGEDIEEEEELGWQERALCAQTDPESFFPEKGGSTREAKKVCLACEVRSECLEYALANDERFGIWGGLSERERRRLKKSAV from the coding sequence ATGAGCGAGCTCTTTGAGCTGTTGATCGGTGAGGACATCGAAGAGGAAGAGGAACTCGGTTGGCAGGAGCGTGCACTGTGCGCGCAGACCGACCCGGAGTCCTTCTTCCCGGAGAAGGGCGGGTCCACCCGCGAGGCCAAGAAGGTCTGCCTCGCCTGTGAGGTGCGATCGGAATGCCTGGAGTATGCCCTCGCCAACGACGAGCGATTCGGTATCTGGGGTGGCTTGTCGGAACGCGAGCGTCGTCGGCTCAAGAAGAGCGCTGTCTGA
- a CDS encoding glycosyltransferase: MTAYSHQHGYPDQPSSAPLSSGGFGGAGARPPAYPRHLVTAVIVSHDGARWLPQALAGLLGQDRQVQRILAIDTGSTDTSPQLLRDTLGDWLPESGPIVLGRRAGFGTAVAEAVFNSPPLRPEDLPYSLDPSGYDPVTGGWDDFGDPLSAEHDLHSSGPRETQPVEWLWLLHDDCEPQTDALRRLLQVADTTPSAAVIGPKLRSWYDRRQLLEVGVTIARSGRRWTGLDRREQDQGQHDQVRPVLAVSTAGMLVRRDVFEQLGGFDKALPLMRDDTDFCWRVNAAGHRVVVAPDAVLRHAEAASRERRAIDCGAGHPHRVDKAGAVYTLLANSRRAVFPYVLLRLVLGTLLRVLANLVGKDPRQAFDEIAGLGHELIRLPRLLLARKRRARTRSYDSLDDRSLFPPPGATARLAIEGAISSLGIGGTDDNSIGRHGGTAEATGGDEDNEVLEVEQFALLKKLARRPAPVLFAALLLFALVAGRNLLGSAPLLGGALLPATDGASGIWNMYAGSWHAVGPGSTATAPPYLAVLAVLSWLLFDHADLAITLLLLLSVPLAAVSAYLVSRPLLGSKLVRAWASASYALLPAAIGAISQGRIGTAVLAVLLPPLARAAAISAGLGIRKETAAKGARPGWRSTWMTVLLLTLCTAFVPLTWAIAVPLTLAALAAAILRGGAYGTGGAALRLLGPRIAVILGVPVLVLAPWSVHVLSHPSRLLLEAGLPGFSGHRAGPLGLVLVNPGGAGVPPIWLSAGVLLAALAALLRADRRRAVLAAWAAAGAGLVFAVVVAGTSVTPASGGLPVAAWAGPATLLSGIALLAAAAIGADGANARVAGIAFGWRQPVAALVLATAVLAPLGTALWWAVSGADGPLRRSSAGQVPAFIAAEAGTGDRSRTLVLTGDDQASSVRFTLVRGAGLTLGQAEGTVDTGGSTKDGLTKLVGSLLAGSGADQASALAGYGVAYVVVRDPMIAKVRDVLDTTPGLVRLSQDNGTALWQVTGIAATRAVITAPNTLPVSVPAGEESVHATVPAGPDGRVLRLAEQADPGWHATLDGTALKPVTLDGWAQGFQLPAGGGTLAVTRTAPLLHTGWIWAQLLLGTVVLVLALPGRRSTKDDDLPEEVVAAAALAAAAQAQAPAPGSRRARRMAERGEGEGEPVEENDPGVYGTPPGVPAQPAGQAYPVAEPLPAHQDPYAPDPYGQQDYQQADPYGYDPYAAQQPYQTYAPQPQAVPDGYGEQGYEQHYDQQGQPGDPYNQPYPPDYSYGGYDPQGYQGNGEQQPWLPGQPRPYDPDDPSYGGHPHHDGADPR; encoded by the coding sequence ATGACTGCCTACAGCCACCAGCACGGCTACCCAGACCAGCCGTCGTCCGCCCCGCTGTCCTCCGGCGGCTTCGGCGGTGCGGGAGCACGCCCGCCCGCCTACCCGCGCCACCTGGTCACCGCCGTCATCGTCAGCCACGACGGCGCCCGCTGGCTGCCCCAGGCGCTGGCCGGCCTGCTCGGCCAGGACCGGCAGGTCCAGCGGATCCTCGCGATCGACACCGGCAGCACCGACACCTCCCCCCAGCTGCTGCGCGACACCCTGGGCGACTGGCTGCCGGAGAGCGGCCCGATCGTGCTCGGCCGCCGCGCGGGCTTCGGCACCGCCGTCGCCGAGGCCGTCTTCAACAGCCCGCCGCTGCGCCCCGAGGACCTGCCCTACAGCCTCGACCCCTCCGGCTACGACCCGGTCACCGGCGGCTGGGACGACTTCGGGGACCCGCTCTCCGCCGAGCACGACCTGCACTCCTCCGGCCCGCGCGAGACCCAGCCCGTCGAGTGGCTCTGGCTGCTGCACGACGACTGCGAGCCGCAGACCGACGCCCTGCGCCGGCTGCTCCAGGTCGCCGACACCACCCCGTCCGCCGCCGTGATCGGCCCCAAGCTGCGCAGCTGGTACGACCGTCGCCAGCTGCTCGAGGTCGGCGTCACCATCGCCCGCTCCGGCCGCCGCTGGACCGGCCTGGACCGCCGCGAGCAGGACCAGGGCCAGCACGACCAGGTGCGCCCGGTGCTCGCTGTCTCCACCGCCGGCATGCTGGTCCGCCGCGACGTCTTCGAGCAGCTCGGCGGCTTCGACAAGGCACTGCCGCTGATGCGCGACGACACCGACTTCTGCTGGCGGGTCAACGCCGCCGGACACCGCGTGGTGGTCGCCCCCGACGCGGTGCTGCGGCACGCCGAGGCCGCCAGCCGTGAGCGCCGCGCGATCGACTGCGGCGCCGGCCACCCGCACCGGGTCGACAAGGCCGGCGCCGTCTACACCCTGCTGGCCAACTCCCGCCGTGCGGTCTTCCCGTACGTGCTGCTGCGCCTGGTGCTCGGCACCCTGCTGCGGGTGCTGGCCAACCTGGTCGGCAAGGACCCGCGCCAGGCCTTCGACGAGATCGCCGGCCTCGGCCACGAACTGATCCGGCTGCCCCGGCTGCTGCTGGCCCGCAAACGCCGCGCCCGCACCCGCTCCTACGACTCGCTGGACGACCGCAGCCTCTTCCCGCCGCCCGGCGCCACCGCCCGCCTCGCCATCGAGGGCGCGATCAGCTCGCTGGGCATCGGCGGCACCGACGACAACTCCATCGGCCGGCACGGCGGCACCGCCGAGGCCACCGGCGGCGACGAGGACAACGAGGTCCTGGAGGTCGAGCAGTTCGCGCTGCTCAAGAAGCTGGCCCGGCGCCCGGCCCCGGTGCTGTTCGCCGCCCTGCTGCTGTTCGCCCTGGTGGCCGGCCGCAACCTGCTCGGCAGCGCCCCGCTGCTCGGCGGGGCGCTGCTGCCCGCCACCGACGGTGCGTCAGGCATCTGGAACATGTACGCCGGCAGCTGGCACGCCGTCGGCCCCGGCTCGACCGCCACCGCCCCGCCCTACCTCGCGGTGCTCGCGGTGCTCTCCTGGCTGCTCTTCGACCACGCCGACCTGGCGATCACCCTGCTGTTGCTGCTCTCGGTCCCGCTCGCCGCGGTCAGCGCCTACCTGGTCTCCCGGCCGCTGCTCGGTTCCAAGCTGGTCCGCGCCTGGGCCAGCGCCAGCTACGCCCTGCTGCCCGCCGCCATCGGCGCCATCTCCCAGGGCCGGATCGGCACCGCGGTGCTGGCCGTGCTGCTGCCGCCGCTGGCCCGCGCCGCCGCCATCTCGGCCGGCCTCGGCATCCGCAAGGAGACCGCCGCCAAGGGCGCCAGGCCCGGCTGGCGGTCCACCTGGATGACCGTCCTGCTGCTCACCCTGTGCACCGCCTTCGTGCCGCTGACCTGGGCGATCGCCGTTCCGCTGACGCTCGCCGCGCTCGCCGCGGCGATACTGCGCGGCGGCGCCTACGGCACCGGCGGGGCGGCGCTGCGCCTGCTCGGCCCGCGGATCGCGGTGATCCTCGGGGTGCCGGTACTGGTGCTCGCGCCCTGGTCCGTGCACGTGCTCAGCCACCCCTCGCGACTGCTGCTGGAGGCCGGGCTGCCCGGCTTCAGCGGCCACCGGGCCGGCCCGCTCGGCCTGGTGCTGGTCAACCCCGGCGGCGCCGGGGTGCCGCCGATCTGGCTCTCGGCGGGCGTGCTGCTCGCCGCACTGGCCGCACTGCTGCGCGCCGACCGGCGCCGCGCGGTGCTGGCGGCCTGGGCCGCGGCCGGGGCCGGACTGGTCTTCGCCGTGGTGGTGGCCGGCACCAGTGTCACCCCCGCCTCCGGCGGCCTGCCGGTCGCCGCGTGGGCCGGCCCGGCCACCCTGCTCAGCGGCATCGCGCTGCTCGCGGCCGCCGCGATCGGCGCCGACGGCGCCAACGCCCGGGTCGCCGGGATCGCCTTCGGCTGGCGCCAACCGGTGGCCGCCCTGGTGCTCGCCACCGCCGTGCTGGCGCCGCTCGGCACCGCCCTCTGGTGGGCCGTCAGCGGCGCCGACGGACCGCTGCGGCGCAGCTCGGCCGGCCAGGTGCCCGCGTTCATCGCCGCCGAGGCCGGCACCGGCGACCGCTCCCGCACCCTGGTGCTGACCGGCGACGACCAGGCCTCCTCGGTCCGCTTCACGCTGGTCCGCGGCGCCGGCCTGACCCTGGGCCAGGCCGAGGGCACGGTCGACACCGGCGGCTCCACCAAGGACGGCCTGACCAAGCTGGTCGGCAGCCTGCTGGCCGGCTCCGGCGCCGACCAGGCCAGTGCGCTGGCCGGCTACGGCGTGGCCTACGTGGTGGTCCGGGACCCGATGATCGCCAAGGTCCGGGACGTCCTGGACACCACCCCCGGCCTGGTCCGGCTCAGCCAGGACAACGGCACCGCGCTCTGGCAGGTCACCGGCATCGCGGCCACCCGGGCCGTGATCACCGCGCCGAACACCCTGCCGGTGTCGGTCCCCGCCGGGGAGGAGTCGGTGCACGCGACCGTCCCGGCCGGCCCCGACGGTCGGGTGCTGCGCCTGGCCGAGCAGGCCGACCCGGGCTGGCACGCCACCCTGGACGGCACCGCACTCAAGCCGGTCACCCTGGACGGCTGGGCGCAGGGCTTCCAGCTCCCGGCCGGCGGCGGCACGCTCGCCGTCACCCGCACCGCCCCGCTGCTGCACACCGGCTGGATCTGGGCGCAGCTGCTGCTCGGCACCGTGGTGCTGGTGCTCGCGCTGCCCGGCCGGCGCAGCACCAAGGACGACGACCTGCCCGAGGAGGTGGTGGCCGCCGCCGCGCTGGCCGCCGCCGCCCAGGCCCAGGCACCCGCCCCCGGCAGCCGCCGGGCCCGGCGGATGGCCGAACGCGGCGAGGGCGAGGGCGAACCGGTCGAGGAGAACGACCCCGGCGTCTACGGCACCCCGCCGGGCGTCCCCGCCCAGCCCGCCGGCCAGGCCTACCCGGTCGCCGAGCCGCTGCCGGCCCACCAGGACCCGTACGCGCCGGACCCCTACGGCCAGCAGGACTACCAGCAGGCCGACCCGTACGGCTACGACCCGTACGCGGCCCAGCAGCCCTACCAGACGTACGCGCCGCAGCCCCAGGCGGTGCCGGACGGCTACGGCGAGCAGGGCTACGAGCAGCACTACGACCAGCAGGGCCAGCCGGGCGACCCGTACAACCAGCCCTACCCGCCCGACTACAGCTACGGCGGCTACGACCCGCAGGGCTACCAGGGCAACGGCGAGCAGCAGCCCTGGCTGCCCGGCCAGCCGCGCCCCTACGACCCGGACGACCCGAGCTACGGCGGCCACCCGCACCACGACGGAGCTGACCCGCGATGA
- a CDS encoding DUF5719 family protein, with protein sequence MKKMPSLSALSVGRSGDGDGGSGGSDGSGGSRTGRSLLACAAVLAVVFGVAELRPPAAPAAPPAGAVTGAQVERTAAVCPQPMQGLSGTTQLTAFSPGSGGSAGGSAAVRDVAPPAVVAPSAPAPAGAPSAGAPSGSPAPAPAQGQTNDARLSLTKPGTPVSVNAAPGDTANGSSAVATGSYAPGFTVTQTTTVTDPRGLGLSGVTCSPAGTHFWFAGAGTSGDRKDYLSLTNAEAAAAVVDVHLYGDKGPVDTGESGSGIKIDPGTSQAVLLSSLTTNQNPDLAVEVTVRSGRVGAYLHATDGSAGADWIPASVDPAPTVVLPGLPADLSGSRLIVAAPGSEDDADLKIQLSGPNGWFTPAGHETIHVKAGMVNAIALDQINRQQVSALRLSPTDPKQHPTPVIATVRIDRANGSKSDAAWITGAGPVGKRASVADSRGGGAATLLLTSTVDAATVRVTASAGTGGGTPTSKDVQIPAGATVSLPSPEPGGGNSNFGLTVETVSGGPVVAARMLALTTKDVPMFTIQALQDDHSYVQVPQANQDPGLLIH encoded by the coding sequence ATGAAGAAGATGCCCAGCCTCTCCGCCCTCTCGGTGGGCCGCTCCGGCGACGGTGACGGCGGATCCGGTGGGTCCGACGGGTCCGGCGGCAGTCGCACCGGCCGCTCGCTGCTCGCCTGCGCGGCCGTGCTCGCGGTGGTGTTCGGCGTGGCCGAGCTGCGCCCGCCGGCCGCACCCGCCGCGCCGCCGGCCGGCGCGGTCACCGGGGCCCAGGTGGAGCGCACCGCGGCGGTCTGCCCGCAGCCGATGCAGGGACTGAGCGGCACCACCCAGCTGACCGCCTTCAGCCCCGGCAGCGGCGGCTCGGCCGGAGGCAGCGCGGCGGTGCGCGACGTGGCACCGCCGGCGGTCGTCGCACCGTCCGCCCCGGCGCCGGCCGGCGCTCCGTCAGCCGGCGCTCCGTCAGGTTCGCCCGCACCGGCCCCCGCCCAGGGCCAGACCAACGACGCCCGGTTGAGCCTGACCAAGCCCGGCACCCCGGTCAGCGTCAACGCCGCCCCCGGCGACACCGCGAACGGCAGTTCCGCCGTCGCCACCGGCTCCTACGCCCCGGGCTTCACCGTCACCCAGACCACCACCGTCACCGACCCGCGCGGCCTGGGCCTGTCCGGGGTCACCTGCTCGCCCGCCGGCACCCACTTCTGGTTCGCCGGGGCCGGCACCTCCGGTGACCGCAAGGACTACCTCAGCCTGACCAACGCCGAGGCCGCAGCCGCCGTGGTCGACGTCCACCTGTACGGCGACAAGGGCCCGGTCGACACCGGCGAGTCCGGCAGCGGCATCAAGATCGACCCCGGCACCTCGCAGGCCGTGCTGCTGAGCAGCCTGACCACCAACCAGAACCCCGACCTCGCGGTCGAGGTGACGGTGCGCAGCGGCCGGGTCGGCGCCTACCTGCACGCCACCGACGGCTCGGCCGGCGCCGACTGGATCCCCGCCTCGGTGGATCCGGCCCCCACCGTGGTACTGCCCGGACTGCCCGCCGACCTGTCCGGCTCCCGGCTGATCGTGGCGGCCCCCGGCAGCGAGGACGACGCCGACCTGAAGATCCAGCTCTCCGGCCCGAACGGCTGGTTCACCCCGGCCGGGCACGAGACCATCCACGTGAAGGCGGGCATGGTCAACGCGATCGCGCTCGACCAGATCAACCGTCAGCAGGTCTCCGCGCTGCGGTTGAGCCCCACCGACCCGAAGCAGCACCCCACCCCGGTGATCGCCACGGTGCGGATCGACCGGGCCAACGGCAGCAAGTCCGACGCCGCCTGGATCACCGGTGCGGGCCCGGTCGGCAAGCGCGCCTCGGTCGCCGACTCCCGGGGCGGCGGCGCGGCCACGCTGCTGCTCACCTCCACGGTTGACGCCGCCACCGTCCGGGTGACGGCCTCGGCGGGCACCGGCGGCGGCACCCCGACCAGCAAGGACGTGCAGATCCCGGCCGGCGCCACGGTCTCCCTGCCGTCACCCGAGCCGGGCGGCGGCAACAGCAACTTCGGCCTCACCGTGGAGACGGTCTCCGGCGGCCCGGTGGTCGCGGCCCGGATGCTGGCGCTGACCACCAAGGACGTGCCGATGTTCACCATCCAGGCGCTGCAGGACGACCACAGCTACGTCCAGGTTCCCCAGGCCAACCAGGACCCGGGGCTGCTGATCCACTGA
- a CDS encoding metallopeptidase family protein, producing the protein MDSSAPQPPAPGPSGPPPAGAPRPRRRDRHGRGLRGPLAPPQVPISLSRSELFEDYVRESVERLERRWPQLIDVEFEVAEVPDGDGEAPPAEGGGVPLGQVSPARQGRKSRITVFRRPVEIRAKSREDRAALVHEILIEQVAELLGLSPDAIDPRYDED; encoded by the coding sequence ATGGACAGCTCCGCACCCCAACCGCCCGCTCCTGGCCCCTCCGGGCCGCCGCCCGCAGGTGCGCCGCGCCCTCGGCGCCGCGACCGGCACGGACGTGGCCTGCGCGGGCCGTTGGCGCCCCCGCAGGTCCCGATCTCGCTGAGCCGGTCCGAGCTGTTCGAGGACTACGTCCGCGAGTCGGTGGAGCGCCTGGAGCGCCGCTGGCCGCAGCTGATCGACGTGGAGTTCGAGGTCGCCGAGGTGCCCGACGGGGACGGCGAGGCGCCGCCGGCCGAGGGCGGCGGGGTGCCGCTGGGCCAGGTGAGTCCGGCCCGCCAGGGCCGCAAGAGCCGGATCACCGTCTTCCGCCGCCCGGTGGAGATCCGGGCCAAGTCCCGCGAGGACCGGGCGGCGCTGGTCCACGAGATCCTGATCGAGCAGGTGGCCGAGCTGCTCGGGCTGTCGCCCGACGCCATCGACCCCCGCTACGACGAGGACTGA